One window from the genome of Amaranthus tricolor cultivar Red isolate AtriRed21 chromosome 9, ASM2621246v1, whole genome shotgun sequence encodes:
- the LOC130824523 gene encoding ABC transporter E family member 2 has protein sequence MSDRLTRIAIVSSDRCKPKKCRQECKKSCPVVKTGKLCIEVTSASKLAFISEELCIGCGICVKKCPFEAIQIINLPKDLDKDTTHRYGANTFKLHRLPVPRPGQVLGLVGTNGIGKSTALKVLAGKLKPNLGRFNNPPDWQEILTYFRGSELQNYFTRILEDNLKAIIKPQYVDHIPKAVQGNVGQVLEQKDERDMKAELCEDLELSKVLDRNVGDLSGGELQRFAIAVVAIQSAEIYMFDEPSSYLDVKQRLKAAQVVRSLLRPNSYVIVVEHDLSVLDYLSDFICCLYGKPGAYGVVTLPFSVREGINIFLAGFVPTENLRFRDESLTFKVAETPQDNAEEIETYARYKYPTMTKTQGGFKLRVMEGEFTDSQIIVMLGENGTGKTTFIRMLAGLLKPDTVEGSDVEIPEFNVSYKPQKISPKFQNTVRHLLHQKIRDMYLHPQFVSDVMKPLQIEQLMDQEVVNLSGGELQRVALALCLGKPADIYLIDEPSAYLDSEQRIVASKVIKRFILHAKKTAFVVEHDFIMATYLADRVIVYEGMPSVDCTANAPQSLLTGMNLFLSHLDITFRRDPTNYRPRINKLESTKDREQKSAGTYYYLDD, from the exons ATGTCGGATCGATTGACTCGTATTGCAATTGTGAGCTCTGATCGTTGTAAGCCTAAAAAATGCCGTCAGGAGTGCAAGAAGAGCTGTCCTGTTGTTAAGACTG GGAAACTATGTATTGAGGTGACTTCGGCATCCAAGCTTGCTTTTATCTCAGAGGAACTGTGCATTGGATGTGGTATTTGTGTCAAG AAATGCCCTTTTGAAGCAATTCAGATTATTAATCTCCCGAAAGATCTTGACAAGGATACAACTCACCGTTATGGCGCCAATACTTTCAAGTTACATAG GCTACCTGTCCCGAGACCTGGTCAGGTTCTTGGCTTGGTCGGAACAAATGGTATTGGGAAGTCAACTGCTCTAAAAGTTTTGGCTGGAAAATTGAAGCCCAATCTGGGGAGGTTCAAT AACCCACCTGACTGGCAGGAAATTTTAACGTACTTTCGTGGATCAGAACTGCAAAATTATTTCACACGCATATTGGAGGATAATCTGAAG GCTATTATCAAGCCCCAGTATGTGGATCATATTCCAAAGGCAGTTCAGGGAAATGTTGGCCAGGTTCTAGAGCAGAAAGATGAGAGAGATATGAAGGCTGAACTATGTGAAGATTTGGAGCTGAGTAAAGTTTTGGATCGTAATGTGGGAGATTTATCAGGTGGTGAATTGCAGAGGTTTGCAATTGCAGTTGTGGCTATACAGAGTGCTGAGATATATATGTTTGATGAGCCTTCAAGTTATTTGGATGTGAAGCAAAGGCTTAAAGCTGCCCAAGTTGTTAGATCATTGCTTAGGCCAAATAG CTATGTCATTGTGGTGGAGCATGATCTTAGTGTTTTAGACTATCTTTCAGACTTCATCTGCTGCTTATATGGAAAACCGGGTGCATATGGAGTTGTTACTCTGCCATTCTCTGTTAGAGAAGGAATCAATATATTCTTGGCAGGATTTGTACCCACAGAGAATCTTCGTTTCCGCGATGAATCTCTTACTTTTAAG GTTGCTGAGACACCTCAAGATAATGCCGAGGAGATTGAGACATATGCTCGATACAAGTACCCCACCATGACAAAAACTCAAGGTGGTTTTAAGCTTCGTGTTATGGAGGGTGAATTTACAGATTCACAGATTATTGTGATGTTGGGAGAAAATGGAACAGGAAAGACAACTTTTATTCGTATGCTG GCTGGTCTATTGAAGCCGGATACTGTGGAAGGCTCTGATGTGGAAATACCTGAATTCAATGTTTCTTACAAGCCCCAGAAGATCAGTCCAAAGTTCCAAAATACTGTGAGGCACCTATTACATCAAAAGATAAGGGATATGTATCTTCATCCCCAGTTTGTTTCAGATGTTATGAAGCCTCTTCAGATTGAGCAGTTAATGGATCAAGAAGTTGTGAATTTATCTGGTGGAGAATTGCAGAGAGTTGCATTAGCTTTGTGCCTTGGAAAG CCGGCAGATATCTATTTGATCGATGAACCAAGTGCATACTTGGATTCCGAGCAACGTATTGTGGCTTCAAAAGTTATAAAGAGATTTATTCTCCATGCGAAGAAGACTGCATTTGTTGTCGAACATGATTTTATTATGGCAACATATCTAGCTGATAGAGTGATTGTGTATGAAGGGATGCCGTCAGTGGATTGTACTGCAAATGCTCCTCAATCATTGTTGACTGGAATGAATCTTTTCTTATCT CATTTGGATATCACATTTAGAAGAGACCCTACTAATTATCGTCCAAGGATTAACAAGCTAGAATCCACAAAGGACAGGGAGCAGAAATCTGCAGGAACTTATTATTACTTGGATGATTGA